A genomic region of Rickettsiales bacterium contains the following coding sequences:
- the bla gene encoding class A beta-lactamase gives MLTRRQMLLSMLAMPVLASCGRLRQNDRAEAVKALEALERSSGGRLGVAALDTGNGASISYRATERFAMCSTFKFLLVAAVLERSAREPALLSRLVHYTPDVMTSYSPVTGKHIASGMTVEALCDSAMRYSDNTAANLLLDIIGGPHALMDYIHSLGDWITHLDRYEPDLNTAIAGDDRDTTTPAAMLGNMQRLLLGNALPIAQRKLLLEWMTGNTTGNARIRAGVPAQWLVGDKTGTGDNGSANDIAILWPPGKAPILLMVYYTGSHNPPEQCSTVIAAAARIVTRSL, from the coding sequence TTGCTCACTCGCCGCCAAATGCTGCTTTCCATGCTGGCTATGCCGGTGCTGGCTTCCTGCGGCCGATTGCGGCAGAATGATCGGGCAGAGGCAGTAAAGGCGCTGGAAGCGCTTGAGCGCAGTTCGGGCGGGCGGCTTGGTGTAGCCGCGCTTGATACGGGCAACGGCGCGAGCATTTCTTATCGTGCTACGGAGCGTTTTGCGATGTGCAGCACCTTCAAGTTCCTGCTGGTGGCAGCGGTTCTAGAAAGGTCAGCACGGGAACCGGCACTCCTATCACGGCTCGTGCATTATACGCCGGATGTCATGACGAGTTATTCTCCCGTCACGGGAAAGCATATCGCTTCCGGCATGACCGTTGAGGCTCTATGCGACAGTGCCATGCGCTATAGCGATAATACGGCGGCGAACCTTTTGCTTGATATTATTGGCGGGCCGCATGCATTGATGGACTATATTCACTCGCTTGGTGACTGGATCACGCATCTGGACCGGTATGAGCCCGATCTGAATACGGCAATAGCTGGAGATGACCGCGATACGACGACGCCTGCCGCTATGCTTGGCAATATGCAGCGCCTGCTGCTCGGGAACGCCTTGCCAATCGCACAGCGCAAGCTTTTACTGGAGTGGATGACAGGCAATACGACCGGTAATGCACGCATCCGTGCGGGGGTACCTGCACAGTGGCTGGTGGGGGATAAAACCGGTACGGGAGATAATGGATCGGCCAATGATATAGCGATTCTCTGGCCTCCCGGAAAAGCACCGATTCTTTTAATGGTCTATTATACCGGTTCGCATAATCCGCCGGAGCAATGCAGTACTGTCATCGCTGCGGCTGCACGAATCGTTACACGGTCTCTATAA